atatattaacttatatattaaaatataacctCATAATACTTTGATCTATATTTTCTTTCGCCAAACATTTCTTCTCCTATTcatacatcattttttccgaataatatatttaggccaaaaaaaagacaaaacaattgtaaaagaaattaatagATGAATAATGGCTCCAGTGCAAATTTCTCTTCACACGGCAAGTACAGAATTAAGTAAAGATGATTGTGTAGGATTATATGTCGATATAAGcaatgaaatagaaaaacttttttcgGAATTTCAGAATACTAAAGATGTAGATATACGCAAAAAATGTTATGATTTAGataatcatataaatatacaaagagaaaaatacaaaatatgcgCGAAGCATTATGTTTCAAATGATTCTATAAATATTGagaatgatataaaaaatttatcaaatgaatataataaatatactaAATGTTCTAGTGAATCGACATCCAATGGTAAAGATGCTGATAAATCCAAACCTGAAACAAAAGAATCATGTAAAGATAAAGAGGAATGCACAAAAGAAGAACATGTTCTACCAGAAGATAAAATATCAGAAtcaagttgtaaaaaagaatcatCTGAATCTGGATGTttaaagaaggaag
This window of the Plasmodium cynomolgi strain B DNA, scaffold: 0526, whole genome shotgun sequence genome carries:
- a CDS encoding hypothetical protein (putative), which gives rise to MAPVQISLHTASTELSKDDCVGLYVDISNEIEKLFSEFQNTKDVDIRKKCYDLDNHINIQREKYKICAKHYVSNDSINIENDIKNLSNEYNKYTKCSSESTSNGKDADKSKPETKESCKDKEECTKEEHVLPEDKISESSCKKESSESGCLKKEEILEQNNNLSAVSENTTAEQKTAVTSTESTLDDPKESLQMKEKKIMEIYQSVQDIHLLINI